In one window of Tenrec ecaudatus isolate mTenEca1 chromosome 3, mTenEca1.hap1, whole genome shotgun sequence DNA:
- the LOC142443348 gene encoding DET1- and DDB1-associated protein 1-like gives MAHFLKGFPFYNKSNFSRFHADSECKASNRRPSVYLPTREYPSEQIIVTEKTNILLRYLHQQWDKKNAAKKRDQEQVDLEGESSAPPCKIAWTDSQDMH, from the exons ATGGCCCATTTTCTGAAAGGATTTCCCTTCTACAACAAAAGCAATTTTAGCCGATTCCATGCTGACTCTGAGTGCAAAGCCTC GAACAGACGCCCCTCAGTCTACCTGCCCACTCGGGAGTACCCATCTGAACAAATCATTGTGACTGAGAAAACCAATATTCTCCTGCGCTACCTGCACCAGCAATGGGACAAAAAGAACGCAGCCAAGAAGCGAGATCAGGAGCAAGTGGACCTGGAGGGCGAGAGCTCAGCTCCCCCCTGCAAGATCGCCTGGACCGACAGCCaggacatgcactag